One window of Vibrio sinaloensis genomic DNA carries:
- the secD gene encoding protein translocase subunit SecD yields the protein MLNRYPLWKYLMVVFTIAVAALYALPNIYGEDPAIQVTGARGASVDMSTLDSVTQALDKQGLSHKSIALENGSILVRFNDTDTQISARDVISEAMDNDIIVALNLAPATPDWLESIGAAPMKLGLDLRGGVHFLMEVDMDAAMEKLVGQQEEAFRSELREEKIRYRSIRPSGKDAVEVLLRNEEQLADAKRILEKNHPDMIFVDSVSEGRFALTATFTEQRLTEIRNYAVEQNITILRNRVNELGVAEPLVQRQGASRIVVELPGVQDTARAKEILGATATLEFREVDSKADLAAAASGRAPAGSEIKQDRDGRPVVLKKRVILGGSSITDASSSVDEYGRPQVNISLDSEGGNKMAAFSRQNIGKLMATVFAEYKDSGRRTPEGRVILNKHEEVINQATIQSALGRNFRITGIDSASEAHNLALLLRAGALIAPISIVEERTIGPSMGQQNIDMGIQACIFGLVAVMLFCLVYYRKFGIFANCALIANIVLIIGIMSMIPGATMTLPGIAGIVLTVGMAVDANVLIFERIREELREGRNPQQAIHQGYANAFSTIADANITTLITAIILFAVGTGAIKGFAVTLSIGILTSMFTAIVGTRCIVNLLYGGKRINKLSI from the coding sequence GTGCTTAACCGCTATCCTTTGTGGAAGTATTTGATGGTGGTGTTTACCATCGCTGTCGCTGCATTGTATGCACTTCCAAATATCTACGGTGAAGATCCGGCCATTCAAGTTACAGGGGCGCGCGGCGCCTCTGTAGATATGTCGACGCTGGATTCTGTCACTCAAGCTCTTGATAAACAGGGCTTATCTCATAAATCCATTGCTTTAGAAAATGGATCCATTCTTGTTCGCTTCAACGATACTGATACCCAAATCAGTGCTCGAGATGTCATCAGCGAAGCGATGGACAACGATATTATTGTTGCTCTCAACCTGGCACCTGCGACGCCTGATTGGCTGGAGTCTATTGGTGCAGCACCAATGAAGCTTGGTCTTGACCTGCGTGGTGGTGTTCACTTCCTAATGGAAGTGGATATGGATGCAGCAATGGAAAAGTTGGTTGGACAGCAAGAAGAAGCCTTCCGTAGTGAGTTGCGTGAAGAAAAAATTCGCTATCGTTCGATTCGTCCTTCAGGCAAAGATGCGGTGGAAGTGTTGCTACGCAATGAAGAGCAACTTGCCGACGCTAAGCGCATTCTTGAGAAAAACCACCCAGATATGATCTTTGTTGATTCTGTTTCTGAGGGACGTTTTGCGCTTACTGCTACTTTTACTGAGCAACGTTTAACTGAAATTCGTAATTACGCGGTAGAGCAAAATATCACTATCTTGCGTAATCGTGTTAACGAACTGGGTGTGGCTGAGCCGCTGGTTCAACGTCAAGGTGCAAGCCGTATCGTTGTTGAACTGCCTGGTGTTCAAGACACCGCTCGCGCGAAAGAAATTCTTGGTGCGACAGCAACACTTGAGTTTCGCGAAGTTGACTCGAAAGCCGACCTTGCCGCTGCCGCCAGTGGCCGTGCACCAGCCGGTAGCGAAATTAAGCAAGATCGTGATGGTCGTCCAGTTGTACTCAAAAAGCGCGTGATCTTAGGCGGTTCGAGCATTACTGATGCAAGCTCTAGTGTCGATGAGTATGGTCGCCCACAGGTTAACATCTCGCTTGATAGCGAAGGTGGCAACAAGATGGCCGCCTTCTCTCGCCAGAACATTGGTAAGTTGATGGCGACGGTTTTTGCTGAGTACAAAGACAGTGGTCGTAGAACGCCAGAGGGTCGTGTCATTCTGAACAAGCATGAAGAGGTGATCAACCAAGCGACGATTCAATCGGCTCTTGGTCGTAACTTCCGTATCACAGGTATTGATTCGGCATCAGAAGCACATAACCTAGCGTTGCTATTGCGTGCAGGTGCGCTAATCGCGCCAATTTCGATTGTCGAAGAACGCACCATCGGTCCTTCAATGGGTCAGCAGAACATCGATATGGGTATTCAAGCGTGTATCTTTGGTCTGGTTGCGGTCATGCTGTTCTGTCTGGTCTACTACCGTAAGTTTGGTATTTTTGCCAACTGTGCCTTGATTGCCAACATTGTGCTTATCATCGGTATTATGTCGATGATTCCTGGAGCGACTATGACGCTACCGGGCATTGCAGGTATCGTACTGACGGTGGGTATGGCGGTGGATGCCAACGTGCTTATCTTCGAGCGTATTCGTGAAGAGTTGCGCGAAGGTCGCAATCCTCAGCAAGCGATTCATCAAGGTTACGCGAACGCATTCAGTACCATTGCTGATGCGAATATCACCACGCTGATCACTGCAATCATTTTGTTTGCGGTCGGTACTGGTGCGATCAAAGGTTTCGCCGTAACACTGTCTATCGGTATCTTGACCTCAATGTTTACAGCTATTGTTGGTACACGTTGTATCGTGAACCTATTGTACGGCGGTAAACGTATCAACAAACTGTCGATCTAA
- the tgt gene encoding tRNA guanosine(34) transglycosylase Tgt — MKLKFDLKKKDGVARRGQLTFERGTVQTPAFMPVGTYGTVKGMTPEEVKGTGAEILLGNTFHLWLRPGQEIMKMHGDLHDFMNWHGPILTDSGGFQVFSLGKMRTITEQGVHFRNPVNGDKIFMDAEKSMEIQKDLGSDIVMIFDECTPYPATHDEAKKSMEMSLRWAQRSRDHFDKLENPNNLFGIVQGGVYEDLRDVSVKGLTDIGFDGYAVGGLAVGEPKEDMHRILEHTCPQLPEDKPRYLMGVGKPEDLVEGVRRGIDMFDCVMPTRNARNGHLFVTGGVIKIRNAKHKTDTTALDPHCDCYTCQNYSKSYLHHLERCNEILGARLNTIHNLRYYQRLMESIRKAIDEDRFDEFVKEFYERRGREVPPLAKEQ, encoded by the coding sequence GTGAAGTTAAAATTCGATCTTAAGAAAAAAGACGGTGTTGCACGTCGTGGTCAACTGACCTTTGAACGTGGCACAGTGCAAACCCCTGCGTTTATGCCTGTAGGTACTTACGGTACTGTTAAAGGTATGACACCAGAGGAAGTAAAAGGCACAGGTGCCGAAATCCTATTGGGTAACACTTTCCACCTTTGGCTGCGTCCTGGCCAAGAAATCATGAAGATGCATGGTGACTTGCACGACTTCATGAACTGGCATGGTCCTATTTTGACGGATTCAGGTGGTTTCCAAGTATTCAGCTTAGGTAAAATGCGTACCATCACTGAACAAGGTGTGCACTTCCGTAACCCGGTAAACGGTGACAAGATCTTCATGGATGCTGAGAAGTCGATGGAAATCCAAAAAGATTTGGGCTCTGACATCGTGATGATTTTCGACGAGTGTACGCCATACCCAGCGACCCATGATGAAGCGAAAAAGTCGATGGAAATGTCGCTACGTTGGGCACAGCGTTCACGTGACCATTTCGACAAGCTAGAAAACCCGAACAACCTATTTGGTATCGTTCAGGGCGGTGTTTATGAAGACTTGCGCGATGTTTCGGTGAAAGGTCTGACCGATATCGGCTTTGACGGCTATGCAGTCGGTGGCCTGGCAGTCGGTGAACCTAAAGAAGACATGCACCGCATCCTTGAGCATACTTGTCCTCAACTGCCGGAAGATAAGCCTCGTTACCTAATGGGTGTGGGCAAGCCAGAAGACTTGGTTGAAGGTGTGCGCCGTGGTATTGATATGTTTGACTGCGTAATGCCAACGCGTAATGCGCGTAATGGTCACCTATTTGTGACTGGCGGTGTGATCAAGATCCGTAATGCGAAACACAAAACCGATACAACTGCGCTAGATCCACACTGTGACTGTTACACTTGTCAAAATTACTCGAAGTCGTATTTACACCACCTCGAGCGTTGTAACGAAATTTTGGGTGCGCGTCTAAACACCATTCATAACCTACGTTACTACCAGCGTTTGATGGAAAGCATCCGTAAGGCGATTGATGAAGATCGTTTCGATGAGTTTGTGAAAGAGTTCTATGAACGCCGTGGTCGTGAAGTACCGCCACTGGCAAAAGAGCAATAA
- a CDS encoding DUF1904 domain-containing protein, translated as MPHLRFRAVEPQTVQTLSAPLIDQLQPHMDCPREDFTFEYVYTTFYHEGEVCAAYPFVEVLWFDRGQETQDAVAKIITQQVRAVIGEDVDVAVIFTALNENGYYDNGEHY; from the coding sequence ATGCCTCATTTACGTTTTCGAGCCGTTGAGCCGCAAACCGTACAAACTCTCTCTGCCCCTTTGATTGACCAGTTGCAGCCACATATGGACTGCCCACGTGAAGACTTTACTTTTGAGTATGTCTACACCACTTTCTACCATGAAGGTGAAGTCTGTGCGGCGTATCCGTTTGTCGAGGTGTTATGGTTTGACCGTGGCCAAGAAACGCAGGATGCAGTGGCGAAGATCATTACCCAGCAAGTGCGCGCTGTGATTGGTGAAGATGTGGATGTCGCGGTCATTTTCACTGCGCTCAACGAGAACGGTTACTATGATAATGGTGAACATTATTAA
- the mepA gene encoding penicillin-insensitive murein endopeptidase, whose protein sequence is MALGVRLRYLLSVVLLLVTSATHATPWEQVKHPSPDFPQAIGSYANGCLTGAEALPLDGDGYQVLRAERARYYGHPNAISYVQSLAKLAHYQLNIGLLIGDISLPQGGRFSSGHSSHQTGLDIDIWLRLAEQPLSEQQLAKPQPLSVVDLKGYQLVKHRWDSRHFELIKFAAADEQVARIFVHPVIKQQLCDSEQSSDRAWLRKVRPWWGHHYHMHVRLKCPENSSSCRPQAQPPVGDGCGAELASWKPQPKPSKPKPATTPTKKPIKIMPEQCLDLLQLTQHTPTS, encoded by the coding sequence ATGGCCCTAGGGGTTCGGTTGAGATATCTGTTATCCGTTGTTCTCTTGTTGGTGACTTCTGCCACCCATGCTACGCCGTGGGAGCAAGTAAAACATCCCTCTCCTGATTTTCCTCAAGCGATTGGCAGTTATGCGAATGGGTGTTTAACCGGGGCAGAGGCACTGCCGCTGGACGGCGATGGTTATCAAGTGCTGCGTGCCGAGCGCGCCCGTTACTACGGCCATCCTAACGCCATCAGTTATGTTCAGTCGCTGGCTAAGCTGGCGCACTATCAACTCAATATCGGTTTGTTGATTGGCGATATCTCTTTACCGCAAGGCGGGCGCTTTTCATCTGGACACTCTAGCCATCAGACTGGACTGGATATTGATATCTGGTTGCGCTTAGCGGAACAGCCCTTATCTGAGCAACAGTTGGCCAAACCACAGCCATTAAGTGTGGTCGATTTAAAAGGCTACCAACTGGTTAAACATCGGTGGGATTCGCGCCACTTTGAGTTGATTAAGTTTGCCGCCGCCGATGAGCAAGTCGCGCGAATATTTGTTCACCCAGTGATCAAGCAACAGCTGTGTGACAGCGAGCAAAGTAGCGATCGAGCGTGGTTGCGTAAAGTTCGCCCTTGGTGGGGACACCACTACCACATGCATGTGCGCTTGAAATGCCCAGAGAATAGTTCATCTTGTCGGCCACAAGCACAGCCACCTGTCGGTGATGGATGTGGAGCAGAGCTGGCTAGTTGGAAGCCACAACCTAAACCCAGTAAGCCTAAACCAGCCACAACGCCGACCAAGAAGCCGATAAAAATCATGCCTGAGCAGTGCTTAGACCTGCTACAGCTTACTCAACACACGCCAACTTCATAG
- the yegQ gene encoding tRNA 5-hydroxyuridine modification protein YegQ: MTEKAFVPELLSPAGSLKNMRYAFAYGADAVYAGQPRYSLRVRNNEFNHENLKIGIDEAHALGKKLYVVCNIQPHNSKLKTFIRDLKPVVEMGPDALIMSDPGLIMMVREAFPEMPIHLSVQANAVNWATVKFWAANGVERVIVSRELSLEEIEEIREHCPETELEVFVHGALCMAYSGRCLLSGYINKRDPNQGTCTNACRWEYKVEQGKENEAGDIVEKFDPAEAQPVEVQDERPETTIGRGKPTDEVVLLSEAHRPEEKMAAYEDEHGTYIMNSKDLRAVQHVERLTKMGVHSLKIEGRTKSFYYCARTAQVYRKAIDDAVAGKPFDESLMGTLESLAHRGYTEGFLRRHTHDAYQNYDYGYSVSDAQQFVGEFTGKRRGDLAEVEVKNKFIVGDSLELMTPKGNVVFTLEAMENRKSQPIDDAKGNGHFVFIPVPHDMDLEYGLLMRNLNAGQDTRNPTGK; encoded by the coding sequence ATGACTGAGAAAGCATTCGTCCCTGAGCTACTGTCACCGGCAGGTAGCCTGAAAAACATGCGTTACGCTTTTGCCTATGGGGCAGATGCGGTATACGCAGGCCAGCCGCGTTACAGCCTTCGCGTACGTAACAACGAGTTCAACCACGAAAACCTAAAAATTGGTATCGATGAAGCCCACGCCCTAGGCAAAAAGCTTTACGTGGTTTGCAACATCCAACCTCATAACTCTAAGCTAAAAACCTTTATCCGCGACCTTAAGCCAGTGGTAGAGATGGGCCCTGACGCGCTAATCATGTCTGACCCTGGTTTGATTATGATGGTTCGTGAAGCCTTCCCTGAGATGCCAATTCACCTGTCTGTACAGGCAAACGCGGTCAACTGGGCTACAGTGAAGTTCTGGGCTGCGAACGGCGTGGAACGTGTAATTGTTTCTCGTGAGCTTTCTTTGGAAGAGATCGAAGAGATCCGCGAACACTGCCCTGAAACAGAGCTTGAGGTATTCGTACACGGTGCTCTGTGTATGGCTTACTCTGGTCGTTGCCTGCTGTCTGGTTACATCAACAAACGTGACCCGAACCAAGGCACCTGTACCAACGCTTGTCGTTGGGAATACAAGGTTGAACAAGGTAAAGAGAACGAAGCTGGCGATATTGTCGAAAAGTTTGATCCTGCGGAAGCGCAGCCTGTTGAAGTGCAAGATGAGCGTCCTGAGACGACTATCGGCCGAGGCAAACCGACCGATGAAGTGGTACTGCTTTCTGAAGCTCACCGCCCAGAAGAGAAGATGGCTGCTTACGAAGATGAGCACGGCACCTACATCATGAACTCGAAAGATTTGCGCGCAGTTCAACACGTCGAGCGCTTGACTAAGATGGGTGTACACTCTTTGAAAATCGAAGGTCGTACTAAGTCATTCTACTACTGTGCACGTACCGCTCAGGTGTACCGCAAAGCCATTGATGATGCCGTGGCAGGAAAACCGTTTGATGAGAGCCTAATGGGTACTCTTGAGAGCCTAGCTCACCGTGGTTATACCGAAGGTTTCTTGCGTCGTCACACTCACGATGCTTACCAAAACTACGATTACGGCTACTCCGTCTCCGATGCTCAGCAGTTCGTTGGTGAGTTTACTGGTAAACGTCGTGGTGATCTGGCTGAAGTAGAAGTGAAGAACAAGTTCATCGTCGGCGATAGCCTAGAGCTGATGACACCAAAAGGTAACGTCGTATTTACCTTGGAAGCGATGGAAAACCGCAAGTCTCAGCCAATTGACGATGCAAAAGGCAACGGCCACTTTGTTTTCATTCCTGTGCCACACGACATGGACTTGGAATACGGTCTGTTGATGCGTAACCTCAATGCTGGTCAGGATACCCGTAACCCGACAGGTAAATAA
- the yajC gene encoding preprotein translocase subunit YajC, which yields MFISQAHAAAEGAPAGGGFEMLIMLGMFAVIFYFMIYRPQAKRVKEHKNLMASMGKGDEVLTSGGLVGKITKISEENDYISIELNTNNEVVIKKDFVTAVLPKGTLKSL from the coding sequence ATGTTTATTTCTCAAGCTCATGCAGCAGCAGAAGGTGCACCAGCTGGCGGCGGTTTTGAAATGCTGATCATGCTAGGTATGTTTGCGGTGATCTTCTACTTTATGATCTACCGCCCACAAGCTAAGCGCGTGAAAGAGCACAAGAATCTAATGGCGTCGATGGGTAAAGGTGATGAAGTACTCACTAGCGGTGGCCTAGTAGGTAAAATCACTAAAATCTCTGAAGAGAACGACTACATCTCTATCGAGCTAAACACCAACAACGAAGTGGTTATCAAGAAAGACTTCGTTACAGCAGTGCTACCAAAAGGTACACTGAAATCTCTATAA
- a CDS encoding cytochrome ubiquinol oxidase subunit I, with protein sequence MLDTLILSRIQFAANISFHILFPTITIALAWMLVFFKWRYNRSQAPVWLDVYYFWVKVFALTFALGVVSGITMSFQFGTNWPGFMERVGNVAGPLLGYEVMTAFFMEATFLGVMLFGRGRVPDWFHTLATVLVAVGTTMSAFWILVLNSWMHTPSGYEVIDGIVHVTSWKEVILNPSLPYRFAHTLLASALTASFLIAGVSAYQAIKQPSHRAAKLGLKVALFAAAGFIPLQILVGDLHGLNTLEHQPEKIAAMEGVWETEQGAPLLLFAWPNEETRSNDFAVGIPNLASLILTHDLQGEIVGLNQFAPDHPPVKPLFFGFRVMVGVGVLMLVVSWYGAWRLARNKGLPKPYLYTVVAMTFSGWLATLAGWYVTEIGRQPWLVSGVLRTADAVTPVAPSNVMISLIMYLVVYAVLLVAYIHTLFYLARKDVVAHQAPVQTQEA encoded by the coding sequence ATGTTAGACACCCTTATCCTGTCGCGGATCCAGTTCGCGGCCAATATCAGTTTTCATATCTTATTCCCGACTATCACCATCGCCCTGGCGTGGATGCTGGTTTTCTTCAAATGGCGCTATAACCGTTCACAGGCACCGGTGTGGCTAGACGTGTACTATTTTTGGGTCAAGGTGTTTGCACTCACCTTCGCACTTGGCGTGGTCTCTGGTATCACCATGAGTTTTCAGTTCGGGACCAACTGGCCTGGCTTTATGGAGCGAGTCGGCAATGTGGCGGGGCCACTGCTTGGTTATGAGGTGATGACGGCTTTCTTTATGGAAGCAACGTTTCTTGGTGTGATGCTGTTTGGTCGAGGACGTGTCCCGGACTGGTTCCATACGCTAGCGACAGTATTGGTGGCCGTGGGAACCACCATGTCTGCTTTCTGGATTTTAGTACTCAATAGTTGGATGCATACACCAAGTGGCTACGAGGTTATTGACGGTATTGTGCATGTCACCAGTTGGAAAGAGGTGATTTTGAACCCATCACTGCCTTACCGATTTGCACATACTCTGCTGGCTTCTGCACTCACCGCGAGTTTCTTGATTGCGGGTGTCAGCGCCTATCAAGCGATTAAGCAGCCGAGTCATCGTGCAGCCAAACTCGGTCTTAAGGTGGCGCTGTTCGCTGCGGCGGGTTTTATCCCACTGCAGATTTTAGTCGGTGACTTGCACGGTTTGAATACGCTTGAGCATCAGCCAGAGAAGATTGCGGCGATGGAGGGCGTTTGGGAGACAGAGCAGGGCGCACCGCTATTGCTTTTTGCTTGGCCGAACGAAGAGACGCGCAGTAACGACTTTGCAGTGGGGATCCCCAACTTAGCGAGTTTGATTTTAACTCACGATCTGCAGGGCGAAATCGTCGGCCTCAATCAGTTTGCCCCTGATCATCCTCCGGTAAAGCCGCTATTTTTTGGTTTCCGCGTCATGGTCGGTGTGGGCGTATTGATGCTTGTAGTCAGTTGGTATGGCGCTTGGCGTCTTGCGCGTAACAAAGGGTTACCTAAGCCTTATCTATATACGGTGGTCGCGATGACGTTCTCCGGCTGGCTAGCCACACTCGCAGGTTGGTATGTGACAGAGATAGGTCGTCAGCCTTGGCTGGTCAGTGGAGTATTGCGCACCGCTGATGCAGTGACCCCAGTCGCTCCATCTAATGTGATGATTTCATTGATCATGTATTTGGTTGTCTACGCGGTGTTGCTGGTGGCGTACATTCATACCTTGTTCTATTTGGCGCGCAAAGATGTCGTTGCTCACCAAGCACCTGTTCAAACTCAAGAGGCATAA
- the secF gene encoding protein translocase subunit SecF has product MFQLMKTDKTIDFMRWSKLAFIFSILMIGASIFTLSTKWLNWGLDFTGGTLIEVGFEQPANLEDIRSALEAKGFGDATVQNFGSARDVMVRLRPREDMAGETLGNQILNAIKDGTGESVEMRRIEFVGPNVGDELTEAGGLAILVSLICILLYVSVRFEWRLAAGAVMALTHDVIITLGIFSLLQIEVDLTIVAALLTVVGYSLNDTIVVFDRIRENFRKMRKGEPAEIMNSSITQTLSRTLITSGTTLFVVIALFTQGGAMIHGFATALLLGITVGTYSSIYVASALALKLGITKEHLMPPQVEKEGAEFDEMP; this is encoded by the coding sequence ATGTTTCAGTTAATGAAAACAGACAAAACGATCGACTTTATGCGTTGGTCGAAGCTGGCATTTATTTTCTCAATCCTAATGATTGGTGCGTCAATCTTTACTCTCTCAACCAAATGGTTGAACTGGGGGCTAGATTTTACTGGCGGTACCTTGATCGAAGTGGGTTTTGAGCAACCAGCAAACCTTGAAGATATTCGTAGTGCTCTAGAAGCAAAAGGCTTTGGTGACGCTACCGTGCAGAACTTCGGTAGTGCTCGTGACGTGATGGTGCGTCTGCGTCCACGTGAAGATATGGCCGGTGAAACACTGGGTAATCAGATCCTCAATGCGATTAAAGATGGCACCGGTGAAAGCGTTGAGATGCGTCGCATCGAATTCGTTGGTCCTAACGTGGGTGACGAGCTCACAGAGGCAGGCGGTCTGGCCATCTTGGTATCGCTGATCTGTATCTTGCTCTACGTTTCTGTGCGCTTTGAGTGGCGTCTTGCTGCGGGTGCGGTAATGGCCCTTACTCATGACGTTATCATCACGCTTGGTATCTTTTCACTGCTACAGATCGAAGTTGACCTGACGATTGTTGCAGCACTGCTGACGGTTGTGGGTTACTCGCTCAACGATACCATCGTGGTCTTTGACCGTATTCGTGAGAACTTCCGTAAGATGCGTAAAGGCGAACCGGCTGAAATCATGAACAGCTCAATCACTCAAACATTGAGCCGTACCTTGATTACTTCTGGTACTACCTTGTTCGTCGTTATCGCCTTGTTCACTCAGGGCGGCGCTATGATTCACGGTTTCGCAACCGCGTTGCTACTGGGTATTACGGTAGGTACTTACTCATCAATCTATGTTGCTTCGGCACTGGCATTGAAACTGGGTATTACCAAAGAACACTTGATGCCACCTCAAGTCGAAAAAGAGGGTGCAGAGTTCGACGAAATGCCATAG
- a CDS encoding YfhL family 4Fe-4S dicluster ferredoxin: MALLITDKCINCDMCDPECPNGAISMGESIFEIDPDLCTECKGHYEKPTCQSVCPITKCIITDPNHVETEEELLEKFVLIQGLA, from the coding sequence ATGGCATTGCTGATTACTGACAAGTGCATTAACTGTGATATGTGTGACCCTGAGTGCCCAAATGGGGCTATCTCTATGGGCGAGTCAATTTTCGAGATTGACCCAGATCTCTGCACTGAATGTAAAGGCCACTACGAAAAGCCAACCTGTCAGTCGGTTTGCCCGATCACTAAGTGTATTATTACCGATCCGAACCACGTTGAGACCGAAGAAGAGTTGCTCGAAAAATTCGTGCTGATTCAAGGTCTGGCTTAG
- the cydB gene encoding cytochrome d ubiquinol oxidase subunit II: MFDYLPEIYLLLLGFSVFMYAVLDGYDLGVGMLLPSNNEQQRDRMIASIGPFWDANETWLVLAVGILLIAFPTAHSLILTELYLPTAIMLIALIMRGVAFDFRAKAVSDHKDRWDICFKVGSFLASLTQGYMVGRYIMGFEHSSEAYGFALLSALCVAAAYVYIGGAWLVLKTEGELQIRAARWSRRAGWLAALGILVVSVVNPWVNEQVAQRWFSFPEMLLLAPIPLIVFATIYLVDRYLRQVPMVNDLGVHWPFFGVSLIFALSFLGLAYSFFPQVVPGVMTAQQAASSPATLTIVGYGVVIVMPMILLYTFAVYRIFKGKATELSYK; the protein is encoded by the coding sequence ATGTTTGACTATCTACCAGAAATCTATTTGTTACTGCTGGGGTTTTCCGTATTTATGTATGCGGTACTTGATGGTTATGATCTCGGCGTTGGTATGTTGCTGCCAAGCAACAACGAGCAGCAACGGGATCGTATGATTGCCTCCATCGGCCCGTTTTGGGATGCAAACGAAACTTGGTTGGTATTGGCGGTCGGTATCTTGTTGATCGCCTTTCCTACGGCGCACAGCTTGATTCTGACGGAACTCTATTTGCCCACCGCAATAATGTTGATTGCACTCATTATGCGTGGTGTGGCGTTCGACTTTCGCGCTAAAGCAGTGTCGGATCATAAAGATCGCTGGGATATCTGTTTCAAAGTGGGATCGTTTTTGGCGTCGCTCACTCAAGGTTATATGGTTGGGCGTTACATCATGGGTTTTGAACACAGCAGCGAGGCGTATGGCTTTGCGCTGTTGAGTGCTTTGTGTGTCGCTGCGGCGTACGTTTACATCGGGGGCGCATGGTTGGTGCTCAAAACCGAAGGGGAGTTGCAAATCCGCGCGGCGCGTTGGTCACGTCGAGCCGGGTGGCTTGCAGCGCTTGGCATCTTGGTGGTGAGTGTGGTCAACCCATGGGTCAATGAGCAAGTTGCTCAGCGCTGGTTTAGCTTCCCAGAAATGTTGCTACTAGCCCCTATCCCGCTGATTGTTTTCGCGACTATTTACTTGGTCGATCGCTATTTACGTCAGGTTCCTATGGTCAATGATCTCGGCGTTCACTGGCCTTTCTTTGGCGTAAGCTTAATCTTTGCTTTGAGCTTTCTCGGTTTGGCCTACAGCTTTTTCCCTCAAGTGGTGCCAGGGGTGATGACAGCGCAGCAGGCCGCCTCTTCACCAGCAACCTTAACCATTGTTGGCTACGGGGTGGTGATCGTCATGCCTATGATCTTACTCTACACCTTTGCGGTGTATCGTATATTCAAGGGCAAAGCGACCGAGTTAAGCTATAAATAG